The Candidatus Zixiibacteriota bacterium genome segment GACGACGCGTGGATCAGGAAGTTTCTCGCGCGCTCGCCACAGGGGATCACGGCGACGGTGCATGACGGTCAGCCGTACCTCAATATCAACACGTTTGTCTACGACGAGTCGACGCACTCGATCTACATGCACACCGCCGGATCGGGACGATTGCGTACCAATGTCGATGCCGATGAACGCGTGTGTTTCTGTGTCAGCGCGATGGGGCGTCTGCTTCCGGCTGACACGGCGCGCGAACTGAGCGTCGAGTACGACAGCGTCATGATCTTCGGACGCGGGACGATTGTCACCGACACGGAATTGGCCCGCGCGAAGATGCTGATGTTGATCGAGAAGTACTTCCCGCACCTGCGGCCGGGCACAGATTACCGCCCGATCACGCAGCAGGAGATTGAAGAGATCAGCGTGTACCGCATCGCCATCGAATCATGGAGCGCCAAGCGCAAGGTCGCGCCGACGGATTTCCCGGGAGCGTTTGAGTTTGCGGCGGGGTCGATCTAATCACAGTTCAAGCATTCCCCAAGGTCCGGGCCATCCATCTACGCGCACGGGTCGCAGTACACCGTCGCCGGGTCGGCGGCGCGAAAGGCCACATCGACCAGTTTCACCACGTCGAAGACGTTGGTCACGTTGTCGCACGTCACATCGGTTGTCTGACGCGGACACGCCGGGTTCGGATCTGGTACCGGCGCTCCCGCGCGGAACGCGACATCGACTCCTTTGACGACGTCGAACACGTTCACGACACTGTCGCAAACCGGGTCGCCGTGGCAGTCGCACGCGCACGAAGCCGCGATGTTGATGAGAATCATGGCAATGTTGGACAGGTCTTCGCCGTCATTGGCCTGGTAGAGAATGGTATCGAGACCGAGGTAGTCAGTATCGGGTGTGTAGTCGAATGCCCCTGTGCCCGCGTCGAAATTATCGATCGAACCGTGGAGCGGGCCAGCCGTGTGTGCGATTGTCCAACTGACGTCGTCGACATCGGTCACCGGCATCGGGGGCGTTCCGAACTGCGTATTGACAAGAGTGAACATGAAGGCATCGTCGGCCACCGGCGGATCGTTGACCGGCGCCACCAACACGCGCCATACCCCGGTGTCGGGCGGCGCGATCCCGTCGGTCACCGCGAAGTACAGCGAGTCGTCGCCGAAGAAGTCGGGGTCCGGCGCATAGGTGAAGTTTCCCATCGTAGGGAGCAGCGATTGCACTTCGCCATGAAACGGACCGGCAACGATGGAATAGGTCAGCGGATCACCATCGGGATCGAGCGC includes the following:
- a CDS encoding pyridoxamine 5'-phosphate oxidase family protein, which codes for MAITPENDPRTAMRRQDRAVEDDAWIRKFLARSPQGITATVHDGQPYLNINTFVYDESTHSIYMHTAGSGRLRTNVDADERVCFCVSAMGRLLPADTARELSVEYDSVMIFGRGTIVTDTELARAKMLMLIEKYFPHLRPGTDYRPITQQEIEEISVYRIAIESWSAKRKVAPTDFPGAFEFAAGSI